A segment of the Symmachiella macrocystis genome:
CGAAAACGCTGAACGGTCAGCAGGTCGACATCGCTGTGGCCGATGGCAACGTGAAGGTAGATGATGCAAACGTCGTGAAAACCGACATCCGTTGCAGCAACGGTATCATTCACGTCATTGATCAGGTCATTCTGCCAGCGACGGACGATATTCCTACTACCGCAGTTAAGGCCTGCAACTTCAGTACGCTGGTCGCAGCTGCTAAGGCTGCTGGACTTGTCGAAGCTCTTTCGAGTGCGGGACCATTGACTGTGTTCGCTCCTACGGACGAAGCCTTCGCCAAGCTCCCCGCCGGAACCGTCGAGAGTCTGCTCAAACCTGAAAACAAAGCCAAGTTGGCTGCCATTTTAAAGTATCACGTGGTGAAGGGGCGGGTTTATTCGTCAGACGCGCTCGCCGCCGGCAAAGCAAACACGCTTCAAGGCGACGCGGTTTCAATCGCGATGCATGGTCAAGCAGCCATGGTGAATGAAGCCAAGCTGGTTGCGACTGACATCGATGCCAGTAATGGGGTGATTCATGTGATCGACTCAGTGCTGCTGCCTCCCGCTAAGCAGTCGGCCGTGCATCCTCGAAAGATGATCGAGCGGGCCATCGGCCAAGGTGCGCCGCTTTACAACTCCGGACATGCCAGTGAGTGCGCACAAGTTTACATGAGGACAGCTAAGAAAATCCTGGCGATGGAAAATCACGGGATGTGTGCTTCGACCGCACACAGGCTGGAGACCGCGATCAACATGGCGGAACGGACGTACAGTTCCGAAACCCAGGCCTGGACCATGCGTCGCGCTCTGGATGTCGCCTACAGCCAAGTCCGATAAACATCATCATTCAACGTGCGTAGCCAGCCTCCACTCTATTTGGAATGGGGGCTGGCTTTTTGAGTCACGCATTGTCTAGCAGTTTTCTTAGCCGGCTCGAATTCAAAATTCAGAAGAAGCAAAGTTAAAACGATGTCCTGGAAAAAAGTCATCTATGCCTGTCTCACCACGTTCTTGGTCACTGTCGCCTATTTTGGCTGGCGGTTGACGGCCAGAAGCGCTTACGAGACAGCGAAGTACACCGTGATTGAAGTCGACGGTTCATTCGAAACACGCAGCTATCCGGACTTGATGCTGGCAACAACCAACATGAAAGTTCAACCGGAAGACGACGATGGTAGTTTCATGCGACTGTTTCAGTACATCAGCGGTGCCAACGATAATGATCAAAAAGTTGCAATGACGACGCCCGTGTTCATGGAATCACAAAACGCCGATAGCCCAGGTCAAATGGGATTCGTGCTGCCGAAGGACGTCAGTGAAGTACGCGTACCGGAACCCTCTGATGAAGAGGTCGAAATCGAAAAACGCGCTGGGGGAAAATTCGCTGTCGTGCGATTCGCCGGTCGAATGAATAGTGAAACGGTAGCAAAGGCAAAAAAGGACCTGCAACAGTGGATGGACAGCCGCGGCTTCGTCGCAGAGGGCGCGCCTGAGCTTGCCGGATATGATCCCCCTTGGACACCTGGCCCATTGCGGCGCAATGAGATTTTGATCCGGTTGCAATAACGTGACTTATCTCTGCCCAGCTTTCGGGAAATAATATTTGCTTGGCGATGAAGTTGGACCGCTAGACTGGCAATCCCGAGAACCGCCTAGAAGTGAAGAAAGGTTTGCAGCCATGGGAAGCAAGTTAAACATCGCGATGTGCAATGACGCACGTCACAATCGGCTGACTGGCTATATCCCGACGCCCGAACAATTTGAGGAAGCTCGGCGGCGTTTGAGATTAGAGCGTCAGGCCGCCGCTGGTCAGATTCGACCTAGGGCAAGTAAACTTTTTGAAGCACTTGATCGAATTTGCGGCAGACTGCTTTGATTTCGCAGTTCTCAATGCAGATGTCTGACTTAGCGACTGATGCAACATTTTCAAATTCCACGAAACTCAGCTGATACTCGAGGAAGAAATGATCATGTATTATCTCAAGTTGTACTGCTGCACTCTCCTGTGCTTTTTCGTGATCGACATGGTCTGGTTGGTCTTGATCGCGCGTGGGTTTTACCAGAAACATTTGGGATTCATGCTCAAGGACAATCCCAATTGGCCGGCCGCCATCGTGTTCTATCTCTTGTTTGTTTTTGGGCTGTTGATCTTCGTCATCGTCCCGAGTCTAGATGCTAGCTCAACGAAAAAGGTACTCATTTTGGGTTGTTTGTACGGCGTAATCACGTACGCAACTTATGACCTAACCAATTTGGCCACAGTTAAGAATTGGCCGTGGATTGTGACGGTTGTGGATATGATATGGGGCGGGGTTTTGGCAACGTCAGTCAGCTATCTGGGCTACCTGGCTGGCAAGTGGTTGCAGTGAAGCTAGTGAGTTTATTTTGCTTCGCTTGCCTCTAACTCTTTGATTGCTTTTAAAACCTCTTCTGCTTCAGCCGTCTTGAGATCACTTTGAATGCGGCTGGAGTGAGATAAGCGATGTGCCTCCTCGAGCAACTTGGCGTACTTGGCTTCGAGTTTGCTTTTTTTATTTGCGAATAGGCCAAACATGATTATACTCCAAATTTTAGATACTGATGACTTTGAGATCTGTATTGTATGACCAGCGAGGTTTTAGTCACCAGAAATCGCAGTCAGCGAAAAGTCCACATTTTAATTGAATGAATTACTTTCTCGATTCCCGTACACATGCAGCGGCAATTGACACCAGACCCAGACTTAATGCGGGTAAGCCGAACAATCTCCCCCAAGCTGATCCCTGATCATGTCCGACTGTACCCATTGATTTTTCGTGAAGACGGAACTCCAAATTCATGCATGTGGCATCCAGCAGCTTCTTGAGCCTGCGAACCGCTCTGAGGTACGATCCCGGTGGCAAACCGAGTTGCAAGAGCTTCAACCCAGTTGCCATTTTGGAAACGTCAACAACGATCGAACGACCCGTGCAGGAAATCGAAAAACCGCTGCCGTCAAGCTCGCATTGTAAGAAGCCATGAAGTTGGCATTGCGATAGGTCCGTCACGTTTAAGCCTCCGACGACTCACCTTGACGCGTTGAAATACGGAGTGTGCCGTTCATTTTCCAGAGTGCGTGTTCCGACTCAGGAGCCGTCGAGCTGGGGATATTGACCTCGAAATTGTCGAACTCATAACTAATTTCCGCATCGCGCCCCGTCAAATTGTCATACAAGCTCGTCGCTAACTCAGGCCATGTCCGTGTGTCTGTCTGGTTTGCCATGATCATTCTCTCCAACAGAGTTTGTCGTGTGCCCGATCCAACGTCGGGAGGTTCTTAGGAAGTCTAGAACTCAAGCGATGAACGACAAGTCAAAGAACCGCTCAAAGACTCGCACACTCAGCCTTTGAGTCCAGTGCATATCGAGACGGCGGCGCAAGGCGCGCTCGAACCCCACCCAGACCGGCATTTTCCGGAGTTGCCAACCTCTGCACGGGCCGTCGTTTGTCGCAGGGGCGAGCGACCGACAACCGGCTCCGACGAAAGCAGCTCCCTGCCAGCATGAAGTGTGGAACAGTTTTCCTTTGGGTCTGACCTGAAAGGCGCGCCAACTCAAGCTGGGTTGGAATGCTATGCACCGGATGAGTGACGGAACGAATTGCCCTGTTAGGCGATCAGTTCATTCACAACGCGGCCGTGCACGTCCGTGAACCGGAAATCGCGACCGGCGTAACGGTAGGTGAACGTTTCGTGATCGAACCCCATCAGCTTCATGATCGTAGCATGCAGGTCGTGGACGTGGACTTTGTCCTCGACGGCGCGGAAGCCGAATTCGTCCGTCGCACCATGCACGTAACCACCGCGAACGCCGCCGCCCGCCATCCAGGTCGTAAAGCCCCAGTGGTTGTGGTCGCGGCCGTTGATCTTGCCGGCGTTGGAACCTTTTTTGGGCAACTCGACGACCGGTGTGCGGCCGAACTCTCCGCCCCAAATGACGAGCGTCTCTTCAAGCAGGCCCCGCTGCTTCAAATCCTTGAGCAGTGCGCCGATGGCTTGATCGCATTGACCGGCGAGGCGACGGTGATTGACTTCGATATCGTCGTGGTTGTCCCACGGTTGGCCGGCACCGTGCCAGACCTGCACGAACCGCACGCCCCGTTCCACCAAGCGGCGGGCGATCAAAATCTGTCGCGCTTGAACGCCGGGTCCGTACATGTCGAGGATGTGTTTCGGTTCACTGCTGACGTCGAAGACATCGGCGGCTTCGATTTGCATGCGGTAGGCGAGTTCGTATGCCTGGATGCGCGCTTCCAACTTGGGGTCGTGGCCCCGCTCCTGCAGATGTTTTTCGTTCATCTGTTGCAGCAGGTCGAGTTGTTTGCGCTGCTGTGATTTGCCCAACCGATTGTTCTCGACGTTGGCGATCAGCTTGTTGATCTCTTTGTGTTTGGTATCGATGTATGTTCCTTGATAGATCCCCGGCAAAAAACCGGCTTGCCAGTTTTGGGATTCCTGAATCGGATATCCGCCCGGGCACATCACGACAAATGCGGGCAGGTTTTGGTTGTCCGTTCCCATGCCGTAGGTCAGCCAGGATCCCATGCTGGGGCGGATTTGCCGTGCTTCGCCGCAGTTCATCAGCAACAGTGACGGCTCATGATTTGGCGCATCGGCATGCATCGAGCGGATGACGGCGATTTCGTCGATTGACTCGGCGGTATGTTTGAACAGTTCGCTGACCGGGATGCCGCTTTCGCCGTATTGCTGGAACTTGAAGGGCGACTTGAAGGCGGCTCCGGTGGGGCGTTCGGTCCGTAGGTTTTCGATGGGCAACTTTTTGCCATGAAATTCGTCGAGCTTCGGCTTGGGATCGAATGTATCGACGTGGCTGGGGCCGCCATTCATGAACAGGTGAATCACATGTTTCGCGCGAGCGGGAAACTGCGGCATTTTGGGCGAGAGCGGATTGGACGTCGCCGCTTGGAGCGTCTTCTGTACCGAACCGCTTTCGGCCAGCAATTGCGAAAACATCAATCCCCCCATACCCATGCCGCAACGGCGGAGCATGTCACGGCGGTCGACGACAGGTTCAGGACTGTGTGCTTGATCGATAGTCATGTTCAATCCACGAACTGGAACTCGTTGGAAAGCAATAAAATCTGCGCGAATTGCGCCCATGCGGTGAGCGGACTGGGGGGCGGGCCGGCGAATTGCGCCTCCGCACCATATTTGACTGCAGAGTCATCCGCCATCGGTTGCAACGTGATCGTGACCGGCCACTCGAAACCATCGTGACTCAACGTTTCCCACATGTCGGTCACAAATTCGACCGTCTCGCCTGCTTTGACGGGAATGTCTTTGAGCGGTGTTTTCTTTTCGGCGTTGTGGACGTGCCAGGCTTCGCCCTGCTGAACGCCGGCGACCAAGATGCGGCCTCGCACGCCGTCGCCCTCTTTTCTGGGGTGTTTCAGTTTCCCGCGGACGGAGATGCGACCATCGGCCGGAGCGGTCCACCGCCGCACGGTCACTTGCTGCAAATTTTTACCTGGGTGCCCTCCCTTGGGATTGAGCATCGTCCAGCTCAACGTGTCATCGGGCAGCTTCGCGCCTCCCTGCCACGCCTTGCCGGTGAAGTGGGGCAGGGGGGTGAATGCCTTCAGTTTCCCCGCTTCGGGATCAAGGTCACCGTAGCCATAACTCCATGGATTGGGTTGCACAGGATCATCATCCGCTACCGCTCCGGTGACGTAACGCACAGCCAATTCGATTTCGCTGTCCGTCGGTTGTCGAGCCAGGACTTGTTGATAAATCCGCCGTACCTTCTCTGCTGGGTCATCGAGGGCGATTGATTCCACCAACTGCGTCGCTTGTTCCAAAACAAACGGGCTGTTCATCAGAAACAGCGCTTGTTGTGGAACATCGGTTTCGTAGCGTTTGGGGGAATGCGTATCGGGACCAGCAAAGTCGAACGCGCGGAACAGTCCCGGCAGATTTTGGCGATCGACAAAGGCATACACCGTTCGCCGTTTCGGAAAGGGTTGTTCGGTGATTTTCACGGACTTGCCACCGAGGGTGGGGTCCAATTCGCCAGAGGCAGCTAACACCGCGTCGCGCAGCCCCTCAAAATCTCGGCGGCGGCGGTTCATGTGTGTCAACAATTCGTTTTCCGGATCGCTCTCAATGATCTCGAGCGTGGCATCGCTGCGTTGACGATACGTTTGTGATTTGACAATCGCGCGAATCAGTTGTTTTGTCGACCAGCTGTTGTCGATCAGCGTGCCGGCCAAATAATCCAACAATTCCGGATGTGTGGGCGGATCGGCGCGGACGCCGAAATCACTCGGTGTACGCACCAGTCCGTTGCCGATCAAATGTCCCCAGACACGATTGGCCCAGACGCGAGCGGTGAGTGGATTGTCGGCTGCGACGATCGCCTGCGCCATTTCCAATCGCCCGCTTCCCTTTTGAAACGGTTGTCGTTCTTCGCGGTGCACGACTTGCAAGAACTGCCGCGGAACCTTGGGGCCGTTGTTCCCTGGTTTGCCGCGGAGAAAAATCACAGGGTCGGCTGGTTTTTCTTTATCCACCAACCGCAACGTTGAGGGTTCGTTCTTCGGTTCATCGCAACTGTTGAACACGCCGTAGAGCGAATAATAATCCGCTGCAGGAATCGGGTCGAACTTGTGGTCGTGGCAACGAGCGCAGGTCACGGTCAGTCCCATCAACCCGCGTGTGACGACATCGATGCGGTCGTCGATGATGTCGTGGCGATTGTTCAAAAATCGCCGACCCAAAGTCAAAAATCCCATTGCATGCAAATCGGCCGGGTCGTCCGAGACAAGGTCGGCGGCGATTTGCTTGATCACGAATTCGTTGTATGGCAAATTTTGGTTGAGCGCGCCGATTACCCATTCGCGATACCGCCAAGCATCCGGATAGTTGCGATCCTCTTGAAAGACATAGCCTTTCGTGTCCGCATACCGCGAAACATCCAGCCAATGCCGTCCCCAACGTTCGCCGAATTGCGGCAACGCCAGATACTCGTCGACCAACTCGTCATAGGCCGTTGGTGAATTGTTGTTGACGAATCGCTGGACCTCTTCGTATTCAGCGGGCAGGCCGAGCAGGTCATATTTTAATCGACGCAGCTGCGACTCTTTGTCGGCCGGCTGTGAGGGGGCAAGTCCGGCCGTAGCAAGTTTGGCGGCGATGAATCGGTCGATTTCGGTCAGGCTCCAGGCATCGTTATCGGGACTCGGAACAGCCGGGCGCTTGATGGGCTGATAAGCCCAATGGTCGCGCCAATTGGAATGCACATCATCAGCGGCTTCAGCCGGAACATCCGAGGCCGGCCACGGTGCGCCCATCTCAATCCAAGCCTTGAAATTGGCCAACACATCGTCGGGCAATTTGCTGTCAGGGGGCATCTGTGTGTCGTCGGGATCATGTTGCAGCACTTCCCACAACCGGCTTTCGTCCACCTTGCCCGGTGTGAGTGCGGAGCCGCCGTCGCCTCCGTCTACCAAAAATTTTCGACTGTCGACGCGCAATCCGAACTGTTGTTTTTTGGCCGAATGGCATTCGTAGCACGACTGCACGAGCACGGGGCGGATCTTCGTTTCGAAGAACTTTTCCTGTTCCGCAGTGATCTTGGCCGGCGGTTCCTCCGCACAGATCGTGAGCGGTCCGCACAGACAGATCAATATCGCGTAAGAGAGTCTTCGCATTGTTCACTTCAGGCGGGAAAAACAGTTAGGAGGGATTCAGGGGTGGGGGTGGCTCAGAACGGGTCTACAGCCACCTCGATTATACGCCATCGGCCGGTCTGTGGGTAGTTCTTATCGAATGGACATCCCAATTTTGCCAACGTAGCAGCCCAGTAATATGTCTCCCTCTCCCTCAGGGGGAGGGCCGGGGTGAGGGTTTTCGCACCACAGAAAGTGCCCCTTCACTCAAAATTCTTTAAGTGCAAAGTATTCAACGGGAATAGGGGAGGACGATGTTATGTGTCTGGTGGTATCTCAACTGGAAAAACGGGGCGGGTTCGTTTTTTAAATGGTAGGTCGCGAAAATTGTGCGTGTGGATCCCGGCGGCGTCGACGTTGTAAATCGAGCCGGCCAGTGGTTCGAAGGCGGCGCGGAAATGTGCTGCGGATTTGACTGAAATATATTTCATCGCTGCGCAGTCGATTCCCAGGCTGCGGGCGAACGCTGGATCGAAGGGTTGTTCGCGGGCACAAACGACAACGATCGAAACGCCGTCGATTTTCAACCAAGCTGACGTTCCCATGCTGCCGGTCAGCCCGGCAAACATCGGCCCGTCATAAGCGAACTGGCCGTCGGAAATCGCGACCACTTCCGCCGTCGCCTCAATGGGTGCTCCTTGCACCGGACTCGACTTGCCTCCTAATGACACCGCGAGACTTGCGCCGACACCAGCTGCATGCGCCTGGGCGGCCACTTCGGGGTCGACCATGTAGAGCACCAACGCGTCCTCTAAACCTTGCTCCAAAAATGTTCGCAGGACTTCCGTCGAGTCCCCGGGCGAACCGCCGCCAGTATTGTCCGCATGGTCGGCTACGATAATCGGATAGCGACCTGCTGCTTCACCAGCGGCCAATGCTTCCTTGATCGTTACCGGGGCGGAATACCAACGTTGGCGACGCTCCCAAATCCAGTTTCCAAATTCATCAGCGGTGCGTTGCGCCAAATCAACATCGCAGTCGGCAACCACCATCACCGAACCGCCGACCTCCGGCACGTCTGCCCAGGGAAAACCGGTCGCAATGGTGATGCTCAAAATCCCCGGCCGTTGTTCCATGTCGTGCATCAAGCGGATGACTTCGTCCATCGGCGGGTGAGCGGTCACCTGACAGCGCGTTGCCCAAAACATCGGCAATTGATAAATCGCCGTGACGGGATGGATCTCTCCACGAACGGTACGGACCATCATCTCAGCTGCTTCAACGCCCCGCTCGGCCATGTCGATGTGAGGAAACGTGTCGAAGCCGATCAAGGCATCTGCCTGTGCAACGCGGAACTTGGTGTGATTGCCATGCAAATCCTGCGTGACAATAATTGGCCGATCCGGCCCAATCGCGGTGCGGACTGCTGCGATAAAATCCCCATCGCCATCGTCGATCCCCTCAACGACCATCGCGCCATGCAGGTCCAACAACACCCCATCCACCGGCCCTCCTTCAGCCTCGGCATCTGTTAATCGCTGGAGGAACTCTGCTTTGAGCGCATCGTAGTCCCCGCGGTCAATCAGACCACCGGGAAACGCCGACGCCCGTAATAGCGGCACCGCTTCGAACCCGAATGTCTCCGCCCCCTCAATAAAGCCCCCCGTGCAGACGTTCGTCCCACGAAACCGCGAGAGCACGTCGTCGCCGCGAATGATCCCTCGGTCATGCTCAAAGTCCTGTAGCGTCGTCTTCGTGTCGACACAGGTACTCGTTTCGTGCAGGACACCCCCGATAGCAATCCGCATGGTGTTGGCTCCGATTTGCTGGTTGGATTCTCGCGCAATCACGGCAGGCGGGAGCCTGCCCTACGGCAAGTATGCTACCACAAAATGGGGTTTACCGTAGGTGACACGGAGCCTTTGCTAGGGGGGACGCCACTGGTCTGAAAGCCCTTTTCTTTCTATCCATCTTACTAATGTAGAGAACCACTATGGTGAAGTCTTACCATCAGCGCAGCAGAAAGGCCGGGCTGTCGCAAGGGGGCGACAGACCGGCCTTTTCGGTGCCTATCAACAGTCTTTCCGAAGTGGGGAACTTCGAGCAGGGGAGAGAGCGTTGTTTACAAGTAGATTCAAAACCCTCTGACGCGTCACGCAAAAGCTTGTATTATAAATTCCTGGACAGGCGCAACCGGGTTTTGAAAATGGGTCTAGGTGCTCAGCATCTGAGTTTCGAATTCGATGCCGTACTTTTTCAT
Coding sequences within it:
- a CDS encoding PSD1 and planctomycete cytochrome C domain-containing protein → MRRLSYAILICLCGPLTICAEEPPAKITAEQEKFFETKIRPVLVQSCYECHSAKKQQFGLRVDSRKFLVDGGDGGSALTPGKVDESRLWEVLQHDPDDTQMPPDSKLPDDVLANFKAWIEMGAPWPASDVPAEAADDVHSNWRDHWAYQPIKRPAVPSPDNDAWSLTEIDRFIAAKLATAGLAPSQPADKESQLRRLKYDLLGLPAEYEEVQRFVNNNSPTAYDELVDEYLALPQFGERWGRHWLDVSRYADTKGYVFQEDRNYPDAWRYREWVIGALNQNLPYNEFVIKQIAADLVSDDPADLHAMGFLTLGRRFLNNRHDIIDDRIDVVTRGLMGLTVTCARCHDHKFDPIPAADYYSLYGVFNSCDEPKNEPSTLRLVDKEKPADPVIFLRGKPGNNGPKVPRQFLQVVHREERQPFQKGSGRLEMAQAIVAADNPLTARVWANRVWGHLIGNGLVRTPSDFGVRADPPTHPELLDYLAGTLIDNSWSTKQLIRAIVKSQTYRQRSDATLEIIESDPENELLTHMNRRRRDFEGLRDAVLAASGELDPTLGGKSVKITEQPFPKRRTVYAFVDRQNLPGLFRAFDFAGPDTHSPKRYETDVPQQALFLMNSPFVLEQATQLVESIALDDPAEKVRRIYQQVLARQPTDSEIELAVRYVTGAVADDDPVQPNPWSYGYGDLDPEAGKLKAFTPLPHFTGKAWQGGAKLPDDTLSWTMLNPKGGHPGKNLQQVTVRRWTAPADGRISVRGKLKHPRKEGDGVRGRILVAGVQQGEAWHVHNAEKKTPLKDIPVKAGETVEFVTDMWETLSHDGFEWPVTITLQPMADDSAVKYGAEAQFAGPPPSPLTAWAQFAQILLLSNEFQFVD
- a CDS encoding DUF2177 family protein yields the protein MYYLKLYCCTLLCFFVIDMVWLVLIARGFYQKHLGFMLKDNPNWPAAIVFYLLFVFGLLIFVIVPSLDASSTKKVLILGCLYGVITYATYDLTNLATVKNWPWIVTVVDMIWGGVLATSVSYLGYLAGKWLQ
- a CDS encoding Lacal_2735 family protein; the protein is MFGLFANKKSKLEAKYAKLLEEAHRLSHSSRIQSDLKTAEAEEVLKAIKELEASEAK
- a CDS encoding SOUL family heme-binding protein, whose product is MSWKKVIYACLTTFLVTVAYFGWRLTARSAYETAKYTVIEVDGSFETRSYPDLMLATTNMKVQPEDDDGSFMRLFQYISGANDNDQKVAMTTPVFMESQNADSPGQMGFVLPKDVSEVRVPEPSDEEVEIEKRAGGKFAVVRFAGRMNSETVAKAKKDLQQWMDSRGFVAEGAPELAGYDPPWTPGPLRRNEILIRLQ
- a CDS encoding fasciclin domain-containing protein is translated as MFKRTTMLASALFAVTVICSPAVGQEKDIVDTAVRAGSFKTLAAALQAADLVEALKSEGPFTVFAPTDAAFSKLPKGTVETLLKPENKDQLVSILTYHVTKGIVPAAKVVKLNGAKTLNGQQVDIAVADGNVKVDDANVVKTDIRCSNGIIHVIDQVILPATDDIPTTAVKACNFSTLVAAAKAAGLVEALSSAGPLTVFAPTDEAFAKLPAGTVESLLKPENKAKLAAILKYHVVKGRVYSSDALAAGKANTLQGDAVSIAMHGQAAMVNEAKLVATDIDASNGVIHVIDSVLLPPAKQSAVHPRKMIERAIGQGAPLYNSGHASECAQVYMRTAKKILAMENHGMCASTAHRLETAINMAERTYSSETQAWTMRRALDVAYSQVR
- a CDS encoding DUF1501 domain-containing protein encodes the protein MTIDQAHSPEPVVDRRDMLRRCGMGMGGLMFSQLLAESGSVQKTLQAATSNPLSPKMPQFPARAKHVIHLFMNGGPSHVDTFDPKPKLDEFHGKKLPIENLRTERPTGAAFKSPFKFQQYGESGIPVSELFKHTAESIDEIAVIRSMHADAPNHEPSLLLMNCGEARQIRPSMGSWLTYGMGTDNQNLPAFVVMCPGGYPIQESQNWQAGFLPGIYQGTYIDTKHKEINKLIANVENNRLGKSQQRKQLDLLQQMNEKHLQERGHDPKLEARIQAYELAYRMQIEAADVFDVSSEPKHILDMYGPGVQARQILIARRLVERGVRFVQVWHGAGQPWDNHDDIEVNHRRLAGQCDQAIGALLKDLKQRGLLEETLVIWGGEFGRTPVVELPKKGSNAGKINGRDHNHWGFTTWMAGGGVRGGYVHGATDEFGFRAVEDKVHVHDLHATIMKLMGFDHETFTYRYAGRDFRFTDVHGRVVNELIA
- a CDS encoding M81 family metallopeptidase — its product is MRIAIGGVLHETSTCVDTKTTLQDFEHDRGIIRGDDVLSRFRGTNVCTGGFIEGAETFGFEAVPLLRASAFPGGLIDRGDYDALKAEFLQRLTDAEAEGGPVDGVLLDLHGAMVVEGIDDGDGDFIAAVRTAIGPDRPIIVTQDLHGNHTKFRVAQADALIGFDTFPHIDMAERGVEAAEMMVRTVRGEIHPVTAIYQLPMFWATRCQVTAHPPMDEVIRLMHDMEQRPGILSITIATGFPWADVPEVGGSVMVVADCDVDLAQRTADEFGNWIWERRQRWYSAPVTIKEALAAGEAAGRYPIIVADHADNTGGGSPGDSTEVLRTFLEQGLEDALVLYMVDPEVAAQAHAAGVGASLAVSLGGKSSPVQGAPIEATAEVVAISDGQFAYDGPMFAGLTGSMGTSAWLKIDGVSIVVVCAREQPFDPAFARSLGIDCAAMKYISVKSAAHFRAAFEPLAGSIYNVDAAGIHTHNFRDLPFKKRTRPVFPVEIPPDT